Proteins encoded by one window of Ignavibacteriota bacterium:
- a CDS encoding diaminopimelate epimerase: protein MFLPIKKNVNLSFMNKVNFIKMNGAGNDFILISQSENPEFYPNVNLVRELCNRRKGIGADGLLFIKENKYFDFELEYYNCDGSLGSLCGNGARCSIKFAIDFLNLNANQTEFLCNNSVYKGEKTDFDNIKFHFNKINQLKTNQKLVLGENEIKFHFVENGSPHAVIFWNDINNLCEENFDNFDIQYLGKCIRFNDYFNPGGANVNFIHIENNNYKIRTYERGVEEETFACGTGTVASAIIMNLIYGINSPISIKTKDNDILTVDFVKKNENFEKINLTGPAKINYIGTYNFQK from the coding sequence TTGTTTCTACCAATCAAAAAAAATGTTAACTTATCATTTATGAACAAAGTAAACTTTATAAAAATGAACGGCGCCGGAAACGACTTTATTTTAATCAGCCAATCAGAAAATCCGGAATTTTACCCCAACGTAAATTTAGTTAGAGAATTGTGCAATAGAAGAAAAGGAATTGGTGCCGACGGCTTGCTGTTTATAAAAGAAAATAAATATTTTGATTTTGAGTTGGAATATTATAATTGCGACGGTTCGCTCGGTTCATTATGCGGTAACGGCGCTAGATGTTCAATTAAATTTGCAATTGATTTTCTAAATTTGAATGCAAATCAAACCGAATTTTTATGCAACAATTCGGTTTATAAGGGTGAAAAAACTGATTTCGATAATATCAAATTTCATTTTAATAAAATTAATCAACTTAAAACAAATCAAAAATTAGTTTTGGGTGAAAATGAAATCAAATTTCACTTTGTAGAAAACGGATCTCCGCATGCAGTTATTTTTTGGAATGATATAAATAATTTATGTGAAGAAAATTTTGATAATTTTGATATTCAATATTTAGGGAAATGTATCCGATTTAATGATTATTTTAATCCCGGCGGCGCAAATGTAAATTTTATTCACATTGAAAATAATAATTATAAAATACGAACATACGAAAGAGGTGTTGAAGAAGAAACTTTTGCGTGCGGAACGGGTACCGTCGCATCGGCAATAATAATGAATTTGATTTATGGAATAAATTCTCCGATTTCAATAAAAACAAAAGATAATGATATTTTGACGGTGGATTTTGTCAAAAAAAATGAGAATTTTGAAAAAATAAATTTAACAGGACCTGCAAAAATTAATTATATTGGAACTTACAATTTTCAAAAATAG
- a CDS encoding tetratricopeptide repeat protein, whose protein sequence is MIGKKKKITKKVIQEDKLVTSFFKTQGFFKDNQQNLLIGLGVIAAVILAVFWYNSKVDDDNLQATTQLAAVIPFYDSGQYQKAIDGEPGTNVVGLASIVDNFGSTEQGEVAKMYLANSYYSLGNYQKAKEYYSDYSGKSDLFKASSIAGKAACDEMLGNYSEAAEEYKKASSIVKVETQAASYLLNAGKNYLKSNSEDKAKEAFDLIKDEYKNTNAARELDRFTYKF, encoded by the coding sequence ATGATAGGAAAAAAGAAAAAAATTACTAAAAAAGTGATTCAAGAAGATAAGCTTGTTACAAGCTTTTTTAAAACTCAGGGATTTTTTAAAGACAATCAGCAGAACCTTTTAATTGGATTGGGTGTAATTGCGGCTGTAATTTTAGCTGTATTTTGGTATAACAGCAAAGTTGATGATGATAATCTTCAAGCTACTACACAATTGGCTGCAGTAATTCCATTTTATGACAGCGGACAATATCAAAAGGCGATTGACGGAGAGCCGGGTACAAACGTTGTGGGATTGGCTTCAATAGTTGATAATTTCGGCAGTACAGAACAAGGTGAAGTTGCAAAAATGTATTTAGCCAACAGTTACTACTCACTTGGCAATTATCAAAAAGCCAAAGAATATTATTCAGATTATTCGGGTAAAAGCGATTTATTTAAAGCAAGTTCAATTGCGGGAAAAGCCGCTTGCGATGAAATGCTTGGAAATTACTCTGAAGCAGCGGAAGAATATAAAAAGGCTTCTTCAATCGTTAAGGTTGAAACACAAGCCGCGTCTTATTTGCTAAATGCAGGTAAAAATTATTTAAAGTCGAATTCCGAAGATAAAGCAAAAGAAGCTTTTGATTTGATTAAAGACGAATATAAAAATACAAATGCTGCAAGAGAGTTGGATAGATTTACATATAAATTTTAA
- the accC gene encoding acetyl-CoA carboxylase biotin carboxylase subunit produces MFKKILIANRGEIALRIIRTCKDLGIPTVAVYSEADKDSLHVVFADEAVCIGPAASKDSYLKIPSIISAAQVTGADAIHPGYGFLAENSEFSEICAESNIKFIGPSPDMIDRMGDKAYAKTTMKNCGVPVVPGSDGAVKDIEEAKLIAKEIGYPLMLKASAGGGGKGMRIVWKEEEITKAYQTASNEALAAFNNGELYLEKFIENPHHVEIQVMGDQLGNVYQYGERDCTIQRRHQKLIEETPSPIITEETRRKMAEAAILGAKSVNYEGAGTIEFLVDKNQNFYFIEMNTRIQVEHPVTEMVNNIDLIKQQILVAAGNKIIEIPKKPNGHCFEFRINAEDPENGFRPSPGKINYLHFPGGFGVRVDSHVYNQYTVPPNYDSLLAKLIIWGGDREHAINRALRAFEEFAIDGIKTTIPFHIEVLQNEKFRNADYDTSFIDKYFAK; encoded by the coding sequence TTGTTCAAAAAAATACTGATAGCTAATCGTGGTGAAATAGCTTTAAGAATTATTAGAACATGTAAGGATTTAGGCATACCAACAGTTGCGGTTTATTCAGAAGCTGATAAAGATTCGCTCCATGTGGTATTTGCCGATGAAGCGGTTTGTATTGGTCCAGCGGCTTCCAAAGATAGTTACTTAAAAATCCCGAGTATAATTTCAGCAGCTCAAGTTACCGGTGCCGACGCAATTCATCCAGGTTACGGATTCTTAGCCGAAAATTCCGAATTTTCCGAAATTTGTGCTGAATCAAATATTAAGTTTATCGGTCCATCACCTGATATGATAGATAGAATGGGCGATAAAGCCTACGCGAAAACAACAATGAAAAATTGCGGCGTTCCTGTTGTACCGGGCAGCGACGGCGCGGTTAAAGATATTGAAGAAGCCAAACTTATTGCTAAAGAAATTGGATATCCTTTGATGTTAAAAGCATCTGCCGGAGGCGGCGGTAAAGGAATGAGAATTGTTTGGAAAGAAGAAGAGATTACTAAAGCTTACCAGACAGCAAGCAACGAAGCTTTGGCAGCATTTAATAACGGTGAACTTTATTTAGAAAAATTTATTGAAAATCCCCACCATGTAGAAATTCAAGTTATGGGTGATCAGCTTGGAAACGTTTATCAATATGGTGAAAGAGACTGTACAATTCAAAGAAGACATCAAAAATTAATTGAGGAAACTCCGAGTCCAATAATTACGGAAGAAACAAGAAGAAAAATGGCTGAAGCGGCTATTCTAGGAGCTAAATCCGTAAATTACGAAGGCGCGGGAACGATTGAATTTCTTGTCGATAAAAATCAAAATTTTTATTTCATAGAGATGAATACAAGAATTCAAGTTGAACATCCAGTTACTGAAATGGTAAATAACATTGACTTAATCAAACAACAGATTTTAGTCGCTGCCGGCAATAAAATTATCGAAATTCCAAAGAAACCAAACGGACATTGTTTTGAATTTAGAATAAATGCCGAAGACCCGGAAAACGGATTCAGACCTTCACCCGGAAAAATAAATTATCTACATTTCCCGGGCGGTTTTGGCGTTAGAGTTGATTCTCATGTTTACAATCAATATACAGTTCCACCTAATTATGATTCGCTTTTGGCAAAACTTATAATTTGGGGCGGAGACAGAGAACACGCAATTAACCGAGCTTTAAGGGCATTTGAAGAATTTGCGATAGACGGGATCAAAACAACAATACCATTTCATATTGAAGTTCTGCAGAACGAAAAATTTAGAAACGCCGATTATGATACGTCATTTATAGATAAATATTTTGCGAAATAA
- the accB gene encoding acetyl-CoA carboxylase biotin carboxyl carrier protein yields MDINEIKKLIKVFESSVITELTVQEGNLKIKISKNGSVNTPIYTTQNIPIQNQMVSSSVTESSSSSQVSETSKGKEDNFHVIKSPIVGTFYRAPAPDADPYVQVGEIVNPGSVLCIVEAMKLMNEIECDIDGKIVQILVEDGTPVEYNQPLFKIEKS; encoded by the coding sequence ATGGATATCAATGAAATAAAAAAACTTATTAAAGTTTTTGAGTCAAGTGTAATTACCGAATTAACAGTTCAAGAAGGTAATTTAAAAATAAAAATTTCTAAAAACGGATCCGTTAATACTCCAATTTATACAACCCAAAATATTCCGATTCAAAATCAAATGGTTTCCTCGTCTGTTACTGAATCAAGTTCTTCATCACAGGTTTCGGAAACTTCAAAAGGAAAAGAAGATAACTTTCATGTTATAAAATCACCAATAGTAGGAACATTTTACAGAGCTCCTGCTCCGGACGCCGATCCTTATGTTCAAGTCGGTGAAATTGTAAATCCGGGATCTGTGCTTTGTATTGTTGAAGCAATGAAACTTATGAATGAGATTGAATGCGATATTGACGGCAAAATTGTTCAGATACTTGTCGAAGACGGCACGCCGGTTGAATATAATCAACCTTTATTCAAAATTGAAAAAAGTTAA
- the efp gene encoding elongation factor P produces MADTSDFRNGLIIKFKNDLYTITEFQHVKPGKGGAFVRTTLKNIRSGKVLDNTFRSGESIEIVRVERRKYQYLFRESNDLVIMDNDTYEQINVSENLFDGGDKFLKEGEEIDLLMDDKEQIVTVEIPLFVQLKVIETEPGFRGNTATNAMKPAKLETGVTINVPLFIDQDDVLRVDTRTGEYMERIKI; encoded by the coding sequence ATGGCAGATACATCAGACTTCAGAAACGGATTAATCATTAAATTTAAGAATGATTTATATACTATCACAGAATTTCAACACGTAAAACCCGGTAAAGGCGGCGCTTTTGTTAGAACAACATTAAAGAATATCCGCAGCGGGAAAGTTCTTGACAATACTTTCAGATCCGGTGAAAGTATAGAAATTGTAAGAGTAGAAAGAAGAAAATACCAATACTTATTCAGAGAATCGAATGATTTGGTTATTATGGATAACGACACGTATGAACAAATAAATGTTTCCGAAAATTTGTTTGACGGCGGCGATAAATTTCTTAAAGAAGGTGAAGAAATTGACCTATTAATGGACGATAAAGAACAGATTGTAACCGTAGAAATTCCATTGTTTGTTCAGCTTAAAGTTATAGAAACAGAGCCAGGTTTTAGAGGAAATACCGCAACAAATGCGATGAAACCGGCTAAATTAGAAACCGGGGTAACTATCAACGTTCCGCTTTTTATTGATCAGGACGATGTTTTAAGAGTTGATACCAGAACCGGCGAATACATGGAAAGAATAAAAATTTAA
- a CDS encoding methyl-accepting chemotaxis protein, whose protein sequence is MIRIFKNLKVNKKISVVFAIFILLILFVGGVGIYNMSNIHGKVLKITEKDLHSLDLILQIDRDMQQALVAQRTMIFSNVGSESFTKLLKENDENIQQLGERWQQFKEISHVDIGSEIIEKFEHAKTKWIEISQRIVKARSSDTPEGRIEAIELSFREGTTSFENAREYINNITEILEKSSDKDSLESNDSYNFAVTVIVFGIILSIILSFVISRLVKSSIGKPIIQASEMMNELQKGKLNKRLKLDTEDEIGILAKSMDSFAETLQDISNKMYNISDGNFNISVNSLSAEDEISPALEKTRSTIQNLKNIIDYLTSSALEGKLKERGDSNKFNGGYYEIVKGINDMLDAVILPIEDGAAVLKEMTNGDLTTRVEGNYKGDHQIIKNSINTLAESFNQLLVQLSEVIQATASASNQITSSTEEMAAGSEEQSSQTSEVATAMEEMAATIEETTRNVIRTNEVAKDSKDLAIQGKVVIDSTINGMQKIETVVKQASEIIFELGQSSTQIGQIIKVINEIADQTNLLALNAAIEAARAGEHGRGFAVVADEVKKLAERTTVATNEIAGMITKIQQDSNNAVSAIKKGTDEVSKGMEEVTSAGESMKNIVESSDRVLELSSQVATTSEEQSTTVQQISRNIEQINSVAQESSSGIQQVANATNNLNSLAEQLQVMVAKYKLDNGTATSSFSKNHVINRKGVLVRS, encoded by the coding sequence ATGATACGAATTTTTAAAAACTTAAAAGTGAATAAAAAAATTTCAGTTGTTTTTGCAATTTTCATTTTACTTATACTGTTTGTTGGCGGCGTGGGCATTTACAACATGTCAAATATACATGGTAAAGTTTTAAAAATTACTGAAAAAGATCTTCACAGTTTGGATCTAATACTGCAAATTGATAGAGACATGCAGCAGGCACTAGTTGCCCAGCGGACGATGATTTTTTCCAATGTCGGTTCCGAATCTTTTACTAAATTGCTAAAAGAGAATGATGAAAATATACAGCAGCTGGGCGAACGATGGCAGCAATTTAAAGAAATTTCTCATGTAGATATCGGCAGTGAAATAATTGAAAAATTTGAACATGCAAAAACTAAATGGATTGAAATTTCTCAAAGAATAGTAAAGGCAAGATCAAGCGATACACCTGAAGGAAGAATTGAAGCAATTGAACTTTCATTCCGTGAAGGTACAACTTCTTTTGAAAATGCTAGAGAATATATAAATAACATTACAGAAATATTGGAGAAATCATCAGATAAAGATTCTCTGGAAAGCAACGATTCATATAACTTTGCGGTTACTGTCATTGTTTTCGGAATAATCTTATCTATAATTTTATCATTTGTAATTTCGAGATTGGTTAAATCAAGTATAGGTAAACCTATAATTCAAGCTTCCGAAATGATGAACGAACTTCAAAAAGGCAAACTAAATAAAAGATTAAAATTGGATACCGAAGATGAAATTGGAATTTTAGCCAAATCAATGGATTCTTTCGCAGAAACATTGCAGGATATATCGAATAAAATGTACAATATCTCGGATGGTAACTTCAATATCTCAGTAAATTCTTTAAGCGCAGAAGATGAAATAAGCCCGGCTTTAGAAAAAACGCGAAGTACAATTCAAAATTTAAAAAATATAATTGATTATTTAACTTCAAGCGCGCTGGAAGGCAAATTGAAGGAAAGAGGAGATTCAAATAAATTCAATGGCGGATATTATGAAATAGTAAAGGGTATAAATGATATGCTCGATGCTGTAATTCTTCCCATTGAAGATGGAGCCGCAGTTTTAAAGGAAATGACGAATGGCGATTTAACAACGCGAGTTGAAGGTAATTACAAAGGCGATCATCAGATAATTAAAAATAGTATTAATACTTTGGCAGAATCATTTAATCAATTGTTAGTTCAGCTTTCGGAAGTAATTCAAGCAACGGCAAGCGCTTCAAATCAAATAACATCAAGCACTGAAGAAATGGCTGCGGGCTCGGAAGAACAAAGCAGTCAGACCAGCGAAGTTGCAACTGCTATGGAAGAAATGGCTGCAACTATTGAAGAAACTACTAGAAATGTTATAAGAACCAACGAAGTCGCAAAAGATTCAAAAGATTTGGCAATTCAAGGCAAGGTTGTGATTGATTCAACGATTAATGGAATGCAAAAAATTGAAACTGTTGTTAAACAGGCTTCGGAAATAATATTTGAATTGGGACAAAGCAGCACACAAATTGGACAAATTATTAAAGTAATAAATGAAATTGCAGATCAAACGAATTTGTTGGCATTAAATGCCGCTATTGAAGCCGCAAGAGCCGGTGAACACGGAAGAGGATTTGCCGTTGTAGCAGATGAAGTTAAAAAATTAGCGGAAAGAACTACGGTTGCAACAAATGAAATTGCCGGGATGATTACTAAAATTCAGCAGGACAGCAACAACGCCGTATCTGCAATTAAGAAAGGAACGGATGAAGTTTCAAAGGGAATGGAAGAAGTTACAAGTGCAGGCGAATCAATGAAAAATATTGTGGAATCATCTGACAGAGTATTGGAACTTTCATCTCAAGTTGCTACAACAAGCGAAGAGCAGTCAACTACTGTTCAGCAAATAAGCAGGAACATCGAACAAATTAACTCGGTCGCTCAAGAATCATCAAGCGGAATACAGCAAGTAGCCAATGCAACAAATAATCTTAACTCTCTAGCCGAACAGCTTCAAGTAATGGTTGCAAAATACAAACTAGATAACGGAACGGCAACAAGTAGTTTTAGCAAAAACCATGTTATAAATAGAAAAGGCGTTTTAGTTCGTTCGTAA
- the radC gene encoding DNA repair protein RadC has translation MLKVKELPLDDRPREKLVLRGAQTLSNSELLAILLRTGTKGLSVIELAQKLLCNDNIAILASKTVESFTKQNGIGKDKAATLVAAFELSRRIKFNEKWFSQKKIKSPEDLAEIFIPILKDENKEKFIVVCLNTSNQIIKYEIISVGNLNSSIVHPREVFKVAIDNNSASLFLIHNHPSGNSEPSREDISITKRLVEAGKIFDINVLDHLIIAGENFTSLVEKRII, from the coding sequence ATGTTAAAAGTTAAAGAATTGCCTTTAGATGATAGACCTAGAGAAAAATTAGTTTTAAGAGGCGCGCAGACTTTAAGCAATTCGGAACTTTTGGCAATTTTGTTAAGAACCGGAACAAAGGGACTTTCGGTTATTGAATTGGCTCAAAAATTATTATGTAACGATAATATAGCAATTTTGGCTTCTAAGACCGTAGAATCTTTTACAAAACAAAACGGAATTGGGAAAGATAAAGCAGCTACATTAGTCGCTGCTTTTGAACTTTCGAGAAGAATAAAATTTAATGAAAAATGGTTTTCACAGAAAAAGATAAAATCACCGGAAGATTTAGCCGAAATTTTTATACCAATTCTGAAAGATGAAAATAAAGAAAAATTTATTGTTGTCTGTCTTAATACATCTAATCAAATAATTAAATATGAGATAATCTCCGTTGGAAATTTGAATTCGAGTATTGTACATCCGCGGGAAGTATTTAAAGTTGCGATTGATAATAATTCAGCGAGTTTATTTTTAATACATAATCATCCTAGCGGAAATTCAGAACCAAGCCGTGAAGATATTTCAATTACGAAAAGACTTGTTGAAGCTGGTAAAATTTTTGATATAAACGTTTTAGACCATTTAATAATAGCAGGCGAAAATTTTACAAGTTTGGTTGAAAAGAGAATTATTTAG
- a CDS encoding PhoH family protein, protein MQVEKKIKLENVDLLALLGFNDANLKLLEERLSSTVSIRGDLALIKGSAEEVELVEKILKEMIYVLNTTNNLTSNDVSTIIDLTLSGRDVISNDDYNSIILYTKKDVVKAKTETQFEYLKAMNENDICFGIGPAGTGKTYLAVAFAISQLKKGIVKKIVLARPAVEAGESLGFLPGDFKEKIDPYLRPLFDALQDMLPNEQLKNYIERNIIEIVPLAYMRGRTLNNSYIILDEAQNSTNIQMKMFLTRIGPNSKATITGDVTQIDLPKKADSGLIQVQEILQNVDGVAFVYFNKGDVVRHKLVKDIIHAYEKFNNGNKN, encoded by the coding sequence ATACAAGTAGAAAAAAAAATAAAATTAGAAAATGTTGATCTTCTTGCGCTGCTTGGTTTTAACGACGCAAATTTAAAACTTCTTGAAGAAAGATTGTCTTCAACTGTTTCTATCCGAGGAGATTTGGCTTTAATAAAAGGTTCTGCGGAAGAAGTAGAGCTTGTAGAAAAAATTCTTAAGGAAATGATCTACGTTTTAAACACTACAAATAATTTAACTTCTAATGATGTTTCTACAATTATTGATTTAACGCTTTCCGGACGAGATGTAATCAGCAATGATGACTATAATTCAATAATTCTTTATACAAAAAAAGATGTTGTAAAAGCCAAAACCGAAACACAGTTTGAATATTTAAAGGCAATGAACGAAAACGATATATGTTTTGGCATCGGACCTGCAGGAACGGGAAAAACATACCTTGCCGTTGCTTTTGCAATTTCCCAATTGAAAAAGGGAATTGTAAAAAAAATAGTTTTAGCACGACCCGCAGTTGAAGCCGGCGAAAGTCTTGGATTTTTACCCGGAGATTTTAAAGAAAAAATAGATCCATATTTAAGACCGTTGTTTGACGCGCTGCAGGATATGCTTCCAAATGAACAGCTTAAAAATTACATTGAAAGAAATATTATTGAAATTGTTCCTTTAGCTTATATGCGAGGAAGAACATTAAATAATTCATATATAATTTTAGATGAAGCTCAGAACAGCACAAATATACAAATGAAAATGTTTTTGACAAGAATTGGTCCTAATTCAAAGGCAACAATAACCGGTGATGTTACACAAATTGATTTGCCCAAAAAAGCCGACAGCGGATTAATTCAGGTTCAAGAAATTCTTCAAAATGTTGACGGAGTCGCTTTTGTTTATTTTAATAAAGGTGATGTTGTTAGACATAAATTAGTGAAGGACATTATTCACGCGTATGAAAAATTTAATAACGGAAATAAAAATTAA
- the gcvH gene encoding glycine cleavage system protein GcvH produces MNIPSDLKYTKDHEWIKVEGSEAKIGITEYAQGELGDIVFVDISSDISEIIKGEPFGTIEAVKTVSDLFAPCNGKVLEINSKLTDKPELINNDPYGEGWIIKIEITSSNDLDDLLDSIAYQTQITA; encoded by the coding sequence ATGAATATTCCATCTGACTTAAAATATACCAAAGATCATGAATGGATTAAAGTTGAAGGCAGCGAAGCTAAAATTGGTATTACCGAATATGCTCAGGGTGAATTAGGCGATATAGTTTTTGTTGATATTTCATCGGATATAAGTGAAATAATTAAAGGCGAACCATTTGGAACTATTGAAGCCGTTAAAACCGTAAGTGATTTATTTGCTCCGTGTAATGGAAAAGTTTTGGAAATTAATTCCAAATTGACCGATAAACCGGAATTAATAAATAACGATCCTTACGGTGAAGGATGGATTATTAAAATCGAAATTACATCTTCTAATGATTTAGATGATCTGCTTGATAGCATAGCTTATCAAACTCAAATTACTGCATAA
- a CDS encoding CehA/McbA family metallohydrolase — translation MYEYVGAIHMHSKFSDGSGDPAKIAQFADEVGLDFIILTDHNTLRALNEGYEKWYGQTLLLVGCELNDRFNKNHYLAMNISETYSTRQSAKEYVKKVKNAGGIGFIAHPFEERNSMKEHPPYPWTDWDAGEFTGIEIWNHMSEWMEGLTEQNKYNHFIHPLKSIVGPTKKTLQKWDELNKKRKVVGIGGIDAHAHKVNVLGFVEVEVFPYKVLFKSIRTHILTEKKLRGKNVSVETTKKIIYESLEEGRCFFANDYYGDSKGFKFYAKMGNEHYQMGETIKLNKKVNLKVSLPNKSAKIVLIHNGKSLSTVEDAEADFIVQKTGQYRVEIYLEGHAWIFSNHIRIEN, via the coding sequence ATGTATGAATATGTCGGCGCAATTCATATGCATTCCAAATTTTCCGACGGCTCCGGAGATCCTGCCAAAATAGCCCAATTTGCAGATGAAGTTGGGTTGGATTTTATAATTCTAACTGATCATAACACTTTAAGAGCTTTGAATGAAGGCTATGAAAAATGGTATGGTCAAACTTTATTATTAGTGGGCTGCGAATTAAATGACAGATTTAATAAAAACCATTATTTGGCAATGAATATTTCCGAAACATATTCAACTAGACAATCGGCAAAAGAATACGTAAAAAAAGTAAAAAACGCGGGAGGCATTGGATTTATTGCCCACCCGTTTGAAGAACGTAATTCTATGAAAGAACATCCGCCTTATCCTTGGACGGATTGGGATGCAGGCGAATTTACGGGAATAGAAATTTGGAATCATATGTCCGAATGGATGGAAGGTCTAACGGAGCAAAATAAATATAATCATTTTATTCATCCGTTGAAATCGATTGTTGGACCTACAAAAAAAACTCTGCAAAAATGGGATGAACTTAATAAAAAAAGAAAAGTTGTGGGAATTGGCGGAATTGACGCACACGCGCATAAAGTAAATGTTTTAGGATTTGTTGAGGTTGAAGTTTTTCCATATAAAGTTTTATTTAAATCAATTAGGACGCATATTTTAACCGAAAAAAAACTAAGGGGAAAAAATGTTTCCGTTGAAACTACTAAAAAGATAATTTATGAAAGTTTGGAAGAAGGACGATGTTTTTTTGCGAATGATTATTATGGTGATTCAAAAGGTTTCAAATTTTATGCTAAAATGGGAAATGAACATTATCAGATGGGCGAAACAATAAAACTAAACAAGAAAGTAAATCTTAAAGTTTCGCTGCCCAATAAATCCGCAAAAATTGTTCTGATACATAATGGAAAATCATTAAGCACTGTTGAAGATGCAGAAGCCGATTTTATTGTTCAGAAAACAGGACAGTATAGAGTTGAAATTTATCTTGAAGGACATGCTTGGATTTTTTCTAATCATATTAGGATTGAAAACTAA
- the guaA gene encoding glutamine-hydrolyzing GMP synthase produces the protein MQTHNTILVLDFGSQYTQLIARKIREQKVRSIIYPYFTSLTKIKELNPKGIIFSGGPTSAYEKDSPQIDPEIFNLNIPILGICYGMQLITLHYNGKVEPAQNREYGKANIQILKKEGLLKNVKENSVVWMSHGDYITKIPQDFEIDSQTENSPICSIFNNNKKIFALQFHPEVAHTENGKEILRTFIFDVCKSNADWTPTNFIEDSIAEIREKVKDSKVICALSGGVDSSVAAILLHKAIGENLTCVHVDNGLMRKNESEKVVKLFKENFDLKIIHVDASKEFLDKLNGVSDPEKKRKIIGNTFIEIFERESNKIENAEYLVQGTLYPDVIESASAGTASHKIKTHHNVGGLPEKMNLKLIEPFRELFKDEVREIGEILGLPHEFVHRHPFPGPGLAVRVLGEITELKLKILKDVDEIYIDSLRKFDLYYKIWQAFAVILPVQSVGVMGDARTYESVIVLRAVTSTDGMTADWYRFDNSFLEYVSNKIIREVSGVNRVVYDISSKPPSTIEWE, from the coding sequence ATGCAAACTCATAATACTATTTTAGTTTTAGATTTTGGCTCACAATACACACAGTTGATTGCGCGCAAAATTCGAGAACAAAAGGTTAGATCAATTATCTATCCATATTTTACCTCTTTAACGAAAATTAAAGAACTAAATCCAAAAGGAATAATTTTCTCCGGCGGACCAACAAGCGCATATGAAAAAGATTCACCGCAAATCGATCCGGAAATTTTTAATCTTAATATACCGATACTTGGGATTTGTTACGGAATGCAGCTCATTACTTTGCATTATAACGGAAAAGTTGAGCCGGCGCAAAATAGGGAATATGGAAAGGCCAATATTCAAATTTTAAAAAAAGAAGGTTTACTCAAAAACGTTAAAGAAAATTCAGTAGTTTGGATGAGTCATGGTGATTATATTACAAAAATTCCTCAAGATTTCGAGATTGATTCACAAACTGAAAATTCTCCAATTTGTTCAATTTTTAATAATAATAAAAAGATATTTGCTCTACAGTTTCATCCCGAAGTTGCCCACACTGAAAACGGAAAAGAAATATTAAGAACTTTCATTTTTGATGTTTGTAAAAGCAATGCGGATTGGACACCCACAAATTTCATTGAAGATTCTATTGCGGAAATTAGAGAAAAAGTTAAAGATTCAAAAGTGATATGTGCGTTAAGCGGCGGTGTCGATTCATCGGTCGCGGCTATTTTACTTCATAAAGCAATTGGAGAAAACTTAACTTGTGTTCACGTTGATAACGGCTTAATGCGTAAAAATGAAAGTGAAAAAGTTGTAAAGCTTTTCAAAGAAAATTTTGATTTAAAAATAATTCATGTTGACGCGTCAAAAGAATTTTTAGATAAATTAAATGGTGTTTCAGATCCGGAAAAGAAAAGAAAAATTATCGGAAATACATTTATAGAAATTTTTGAGCGGGAATCAAATAAAATAGAAAATGCAGAATATTTGGTTCAGGGAACTTTATATCCGGACGTAATTGAATCGGCATCTGCGGGAACGGCATCGCACAAAATAAAGACACATCATAATGTGGGCGGTTTGCCCGAAAAAATGAACTTAAAGTTAATTGAACCATTCCGAGAATTGTTCAAAGATGAAGTAAGAGAAATAGGTGAAATTTTAGGTTTGCCTCACGAATTTGTTCATCGTCATCCTTTTCCCGGTCCGGGTTTGGCTGTTAGGGTTTTGGGAGAAATTACCGAATTAAAACTTAAAATTTTAAAGGATGTAGATGAAATTTACATTGATTCTTTAAGGAAATTTGACTTATATTACAAGATATGGCAGGCATTTGCTGTAATTCTTCCGGTTCAATCCGTTGGAGTAATGGGTGATGCGAGAACTTATGAATCGGTAATTGTTTTACGTGCGGTTACTTCAACAGACGGTATGACAGCTGATTGGTACAGATTTGATAATTCCTTTTTAGAATATGTTTCTAACAAAATAATAAGGGAAGTTTCCGGAGTGAACAGAGTAGTTTATGATATTAGCTCCAAACCTCCATCAACAATAGAATGGGAATAA